A window of Pseudomonadales bacterium contains these coding sequences:
- a CDS encoding PilW family protein, which yields MVAMVIGLLLLSGLVNVLVGSKKSYQWQDELSRLQENGRFAVQTLSREIRLAGYAGCSPVINNLLNPAGTGYSNSLFDLSEVATGWEFTGTAVGNSYAMNSTNPTGVALSSWDDPALADLAAGLQNKVVPGTDVLVLKRASAKAGVTASGNTPANANTVNLTAASGIAAGTILMISDCSGADVFQNRANANAHNVTRGASNSNPGPGNVNPGHYNFSHRYESDAEIYTVAVTVFYIGISAGGEPALYQISYDMGSAGTPVALVEGVENMQLLYGIDLNGDDVPEQYVTAAALGGNADRVRTIRLGLLLRSFAKVDKDSVISSYDLLGTTLTTPNDGRNRSVLTTTVKLRNRGQM from the coding sequence ATGGTAGCAATGGTGATCGGCCTGCTGCTGTTGAGCGGGCTGGTCAATGTGCTGGTCGGCAGCAAAAAGAGCTACCAGTGGCAGGATGAGCTGTCGCGTCTGCAGGAGAATGGCCGGTTTGCCGTGCAGACGCTGAGCCGGGAGATTCGCCTGGCCGGTTATGCGGGCTGCTCACCCGTCATCAACAACCTGCTGAATCCGGCGGGCACTGGCTACAGCAATTCTCTGTTTGATCTGAGTGAGGTGGCTACCGGATGGGAGTTTACCGGCACTGCCGTGGGCAACAGCTATGCAATGAACAGCACCAATCCGACAGGGGTTGCATTGTCATCCTGGGATGATCCGGCCTTGGCTGATCTTGCCGCTGGCCTGCAGAACAAGGTGGTGCCGGGCACCGATGTGCTGGTGCTGAAGCGCGCTTCGGCCAAGGCCGGCGTCACCGCATCGGGCAACACCCCGGCCAACGCCAACACCGTCAACCTGACGGCTGCCAGCGGCATTGCAGCGGGCACCATCCTGATGATCTCCGATTGCAGTGGCGCCGATGTGTTCCAGAATCGGGCGAACGCCAATGCCCACAACGTCACCCGCGGCGCCAGCAACAGCAATCCGGGCCCAGGCAACGTCAACCCCGGCCACTACAATTTCAGCCACCGCTATGAGTCCGATGCCGAAATCTACACGGTGGCGGTGACGGTTTTCTACATCGGCATCAGCGCTGGCGGTGAGCCGGCGCTCTACCAGATCTCCTATGACATGGGCAGTGCCGGCACGCCGGTGGCGCTGGTGGAGGGGGTCGAGAACATGCAACTGCTCTATGGCATCGATCTGAATGGCGACGATGTGCCGGAACAGTATGTGACCGCAGCGGCGCTGGGCGGCAATGCCGACCGGGTGCGCACCATCCGGCTCGGACTGCTGCTGCGCTCCTTCGCCAAGGTCGATAAAGACAGCGTGATTTCCAGTTATGACCTGTTGGGCACCACCCTCACCACCCCCAACGATGGGCGCAACCGCTCGGTACTGACCACGACGGTCAAGCTGCGCAACCGCGGGCAGATGTGA
- the pilV gene encoding type IV pilus modification protein PilV has translation MKKGASHAKEAGFSLIEGLVALVIFSIGLLGMAGLHSTGMRINSESWQRARANNMAMDILDRIRANRDEALANNIYLTDLTDASTTYAACSGACGSAQAVANNDLRQWKSTIESQLPAGKAGIAVVNPGPNPVYVVTVQWDESRGTGTPISYVIRSEL, from the coding sequence ATGAAAAAAGGTGCATCACACGCAAAAGAGGCAGGCTTCAGCCTGATCGAGGGGCTGGTGGCGCTGGTGATCTTCTCGATCGGTCTGCTCGGCATGGCCGGGCTGCACTCGACCGGCATGCGCATCAACTCCGAGAGCTGGCAGCGTGCCCGCGCCAACAACATGGCGATGGACATCCTCGACCGCATCCGGGCCAACCGGGATGAAGCGTTGGCGAACAACATCTACCTGACTGATCTGACCGATGCCTCCACGACCTATGCCGCCTGCAGCGGCGCATGCGGCTCGGCCCAGGCGGTGGCCAACAATGACCTGCGGCAGTGGAAGTCGACCATCGAGTCGCAACTGCCGGCCGGCAAGGCTGGCATTGCCGTGGTCAATCCGGGCCCCAATCCGGTCTATGTCGTCACCGTGCAGTGGGATGAGAGCCGCGGCACCGGCACGCCGATCAGTTACGTGATCCGCTCAGAACTGTGA
- a CDS encoding GspH/FimT family pseudopilin: MHPNKRLHGGFTLIELVILMVAIALMATIAIPSFDSSVSRNSIDAAQSELQSALNLARSEAVKRGKTVTLCASSDQQSCSTAWSSGWLLFVDNNSNSALNNGEEILRVGRAVNGRNSLAMSGSVSNNAIQFKSSGFSNQNATWTYCAADKVVSKARGIVVESSGLTRRSRDTNGDGVQEGFSAALSCP, from the coding sequence ATGCATCCGAACAAGCGACTTCACGGCGGTTTTACCCTGATCGAGCTGGTGATCCTGATGGTGGCCATCGCGCTGATGGCCACCATTGCCATCCCCAGTTTCGATTCGAGTGTCTCACGCAACAGCATCGACGCCGCGCAGAGCGAGTTGCAGTCGGCGCTCAATCTGGCACGCAGTGAGGCGGTCAAGCGCGGCAAGACGGTCACCCTCTGTGCCAGCAGTGACCAGCAGAGTTGCAGCACGGCCTGGAGCAGTGGCTGGTTGCTGTTCGTCGACAACAACTCCAACAGCGCGCTCAACAATGGCGAGGAGATCCTGCGCGTCGGCCGGGCCGTGAATGGCCGCAACAGTCTGGCGATGAGCGGATCGGTCTCGAACAACGCCATCCAGTTCAAGAGCAGTGGCTTCTCCAATCAGAACGCGACTTGGACCTACTGTGCCGCCGACAAGGTGGTCAGCAAGGCCCGGGGCATCGTCGTCGAAAGTTCGGGCCTGACCCGCAGATCGCGAGACACCAACGGTGACGGTGTGCAAGAGGGTTTTTCAGCAGCGTTGTCATGTCCATGA
- a CDS encoding acyl-CoA dehydrogenase family protein — protein sequence MNEINALTHSSTEQAPWLFDWLLIHGPSSDTPYDWPVSMESWWAHYLRIATLFPARALTPIDRAIIGGALAGRVAHAFCSGYHNALQQLFPGLDDQRRAALLVTERGGKSPRDIATTLTANQDHWLLDGEKSYVSGGTAAQQLLVLAASGETADGRRQLKVVRLSSQQAGVTIEDLPAAAWMPEFRHGHARLQQVVVRAEDLLPGDGFADYTRPFATLESSFIFAALASHLFRLATVHRWPLAQRQSLLFLIMAYRSISDLDPRQPATEILLQGCHDQAVAIIEQCAPCLGQLPGELSAAWQRDSGILRMAKGTLQRSTKAWERFGHSS from the coding sequence ATGAACGAAATCAATGCATTGACGCACTCCTCCACCGAGCAGGCCCCCTGGCTGTTCGACTGGCTGCTGATCCATGGCCCATCCAGCGACACTCCGTACGACTGGCCGGTCAGCATGGAATCGTGGTGGGCACACTATCTGCGCATCGCGACGCTGTTTCCCGCCCGAGCACTCACCCCGATCGACCGCGCCATCATCGGCGGCGCACTGGCCGGCCGGGTGGCCCATGCCTTCTGCAGCGGCTATCACAATGCGTTGCAGCAACTCTTTCCGGGACTCGATGATCAACGCCGCGCCGCGCTGCTGGTCACCGAACGTGGCGGCAAGAGCCCGCGCGACATCGCCACCACCCTGACCGCCAATCAGGATCACTGGTTGCTCGATGGCGAGAAGAGCTATGTCTCCGGCGGCACTGCCGCCCAGCAACTGCTGGTGCTGGCAGCCAGCGGCGAGACGGCCGACGGCCGACGACAGCTCAAGGTCGTGCGGCTGTCGAGCCAGCAGGCCGGCGTCACCATCGAGGATCTGCCGGCCGCCGCCTGGATGCCGGAGTTCAGACATGGCCATGCCCGCCTGCAGCAGGTCGTGGTGCGCGCGGAGGATCTCCTGCCGGGCGATGGCTTCGCCGACTACACGCGCCCGTTCGCCACCCTCGAATCGAGCTTCATCTTCGCGGCACTCGCCAGCCATCTGTTTCGCCTTGCCACCGTCCACCGCTGGCCGCTGGCGCAGCGCCAGTCGCTGCTGTTCCTGATCATGGCCTACCGCAGCATCAGCGACCTCGATCCACGCCAGCCTGCGACCGAAATCCTGCTGCAGGGCTGCCATGACCAGGCCGTCGCCATCATCGAACAGTGTGCGCCCTGCCTCGGCCAACTGCCCGGCGAACTGTCAGCGGCCTGGCAGCGCGACAGTGGCATTCTGCGGATGGCCAAGGGCACCCTGCAGCGCTCGACCAAGGCCTGGGAGAGATTCGGCCACTCATCATGA
- a CDS encoding c-type cytochrome, translating to MHKIVPRAFTALLTCSALMAGQAALAAEPPRDYVNNCAVCHGMAGKGDGQLAANLTPKPTDLTQISKNNGGKFPYWRIRQSIDGRIAEGANIRGHGPKDMPVWGQVFYYDSHESETVAKARMLNVIDYIISIQSVQ from the coding sequence ATGCATAAGATCGTCCCCCGCGCTTTCACCGCTCTGCTGACCTGTTCTGCCTTGATGGCAGGTCAGGCCGCCCTGGCAGCCGAGCCCCCCCGCGACTACGTCAACAACTGCGCGGTGTGCCACGGCATGGCCGGCAAGGGCGACGGGCAACTGGCCGCCAACCTGACGCCGAAACCGACCGATCTGACCCAGATCAGCAAGAACAATGGCGGCAAATTCCCCTACTGGCGCATTCGCCAGTCGATCGATGGCCGCATCGCCGAAGGGGCGAACATCCGTGGCCATGGTCCCAAGGACATGCCGGTCTGGGGACAGGTGTTCTACTACGACTCGCACGAGAGCGAAACCGTCGCCAAGGCGAGGATGTTGAACGTCATCGACTACATCATCTCCATCCAGTCGGTTCAGTAA
- a CDS encoding carbon-nitrogen hydrolase: MTPLQVALVQRACQQDAATNLHAIRTLLEPLRGEKIDLLVLPELHNGPYFCVSEEAAQFERAEPIPGPSTTALGQLARELNAVVIGSLFERRAAGLYHNSAVVLERDGSLAGCYRKMHIPDDPGYYEKYYFTPGDLPHNRPEQAFRPIQTSAGLLGVMVCWDQWYPEAARLMALAGAELLIYPTAIGWDPDDSTDEQRRQRDAWITVQRGHAIANGLPLVAVNRVGHEVDPSGATAGSRFWGSSFACGPQGELLWQAGSDETEIKLIGIDFGRSEQVRRSWPFLRDRRIDGYGDLVRRWRDPQ, translated from the coding sequence ATGACCCCATTACAGGTTGCGCTGGTACAACGTGCCTGCCAGCAGGATGCCGCCACCAATCTGCACGCCATCCGGACCTTGCTGGAGCCGCTGCGCGGCGAGAAGATCGATCTGCTGGTGCTGCCGGAGCTGCACAATGGCCCCTACTTCTGCGTCAGCGAAGAGGCCGCCCAGTTCGAGCGGGCCGAACCGATTCCCGGACCCTCGACCACGGCGCTGGGTCAACTGGCGCGCGAACTGAACGCAGTCGTCATCGGCTCACTGTTCGAGCGGCGCGCGGCCGGTCTCTACCACAACAGTGCCGTGGTGCTGGAGCGCGACGGCAGCCTGGCTGGCTGCTACCGCAAGATGCACATCCCCGATGACCCCGGCTATTACGAAAAGTACTACTTCACCCCCGGTGATCTGCCCCACAACAGGCCGGAGCAGGCCTTTCGGCCGATCCAGACCAGCGCCGGCCTGCTCGGCGTCATGGTCTGCTGGGATCAGTGGTACCCTGAGGCAGCACGGCTGATGGCGCTGGCCGGCGCCGAGTTGCTGATCTACCCCACCGCGATTGGCTGGGACCCCGACGACAGTACCGATGAGCAACGGCGGCAGCGCGATGCCTGGATCACCGTGCAGCGTGGCCATGCGATTGCCAATGGTTTGCCGCTGGTCGCGGTGAACCGCGTCGGCCATGAGGTCGACCCCAGCGGTGCCACGGCCGGATCACGCTTCTGGGGTTCGAGTTTCGCCTGCGGACCACAAGGCGAGCTGCTGTGGCAGGCGGGCAGTGATGAGACCGAAATCAAGCTGATCGGCATCGACTTCGGTCGCAGCGAACAGGTACGCCGCTCTTGGCCCTTTCTGCGTGACCGCCGCATCGACGGCTATGGCGACCTCGTCCGGCGCTGGCGTGATCCGCAGTAG
- a CDS encoding 3-deoxy-7-phosphoheptulonate synthase: MLLILRPDIDPASSDYQQMLAHLHKLPDIRLQTHQIQGQQQTLTEIYLLGNTARLDRAEIESLAAVERVVRISDEYRILGRHRDRDRVSGFHYNGVDFSQEGFQLFAGLCAVDNRRNVEAMMKALHEHGLECTRMGAYKPRTSPYAFQGHGADCLPDLFELAGKYGIKVIAMEVTHEAQVEEIDQTLERLGRPTGVMLQIGTRNTQNFELLKALGRQQRYPILLKRGFGITLNESLNAAEYLASEGNSNVIFCLRGMKSEYGAPHRNLVDFSQVPVVKRLTRMPVCIDPSHSVGSRDSDPDGLLDLCHATAQGLIAGANMVLVDFHPQPAEALVDGPQALRLEELPNYLADIALCRQSYLQRKALWSQSA; the protein is encoded by the coding sequence ATGTTGCTGATACTGCGTCCCGACATCGATCCCGCCTCGTCAGACTACCAGCAGATGCTCGCCCATCTGCACAAGCTGCCTGACATCCGGCTGCAAACCCACCAGATTCAGGGTCAGCAGCAAACCCTGACCGAGATCTACCTGCTCGGCAACACCGCCCGCCTCGACCGCGCCGAAATCGAGAGCCTGGCCGCGGTGGAGCGAGTGGTGCGCATCTCCGATGAGTACCGCATCCTCGGCCGCCACCGCGACCGCGACCGGGTCAGCGGCTTTCATTACAACGGTGTCGACTTCTCACAGGAGGGCTTTCAGCTCTTCGCCGGGCTCTGCGCAGTGGACAACCGCCGCAATGTCGAGGCGATGATGAAGGCCCTGCACGAACATGGCCTTGAATGCACCCGCATGGGCGCCTACAAGCCGCGCACCAGCCCCTACGCCTTTCAGGGCCATGGCGCCGACTGCCTGCCCGATCTGTTTGAACTGGCGGGTAAATACGGCATCAAGGTGATCGCCATGGAGGTGACCCACGAGGCGCAGGTCGAGGAGATCGACCAGACCCTGGAGCGGCTCGGCCGCCCCACTGGTGTGATGTTGCAGATCGGCACCCGCAACACCCAGAACTTCGAGCTGCTGAAGGCGCTGGGGCGGCAGCAGCGCTATCCGATCCTGCTCAAGCGCGGCTTCGGCATCACGCTGAACGAGTCGCTGAATGCCGCGGAGTATCTGGCCAGCGAAGGCAACTCCAATGTGATCTTCTGCCTGCGCGGCATGAAGAGCGAGTATGGCGCGCCACACCGCAATCTGGTCGACTTCAGTCAGGTGCCGGTGGTCAAGCGGCTCACCCGCATGCCGGTCTGCATCGACCCGTCGCACTCGGTCGGCAGCCGCGACAGCGACCCCGATGGCCTGCTCGATCTCTGCCACGCCACGGCGCAGGGCCTCATCGCCGGCGCCAACATGGTGCTGGTCGACTTCCATCCGCAGCCGGCCGAGGCACTGGTCGATGGCCCGCAGGCGCTGCGGCTCGAAGAGCTGCCCAACTACCTGGCCGACATCGCACTCTGTCGACAGAGCTACCTGCAACGCAAGGCGCTCTGGAGCCAGTCGGCTTGA
- the uvrB gene encoding excinuclease ABC subunit B gives MSGSGRFELHAGYAPAGDQPAAIAALVEGLEDGLAYQTLLGVTGSGKTFTIANVVAQVQRPTLVLAHNKTLAAQLYGEFREFFPRNAVEYFVSYYDYYQPEAYVPSSDTYIEKDSSVNDHIEQMRLSATKALMEREDVLVVATVSAIYGLGDPAAYLKMVLHLDRGDRIDQRMLLRRLAELQYSRNDAELRRATYRVRGDVIDIHPADSEIEAVRVELFDDTIERITLFDPLTGEQLRQLPRATIFPKSHYVTPRETMVEMMEQVKVELAERLALLRGQNRLVEAQRLEQRTQFDLEMISELGYCTGIENYSRYLSGRQPGEPPPTLFDYLPANALLVIDESHVTIPQLGAMYRGDRARKETLVQYGFRLPSALDNRPLRFDEWERLSPQTLFISATPSVYEAEHSARVVEQLVRPTGLIDPEIEVRPAANQVDDLLSQIRQRVNQRQRVLVTTLTKRMAEDLTDYLGEHGVKVRYLHSDIDTVERVEIIRDLRLGEFDVLVGINLLREGLDMPEVALVAILDADKEGFLRSERSLIQTIGRAARNLEGKAILYADTLTGSMQRAIDETERRRGVQLEFNRQHGITPRGIHKEVSDILEGAVAPGNRGRRGRKAPPPAAELQPLPPQQLEKAVKKLEEQMYLHARNLEFEAAARLRDQIQALRERSYVAAQR, from the coding sequence TTGAGCGGCTCAGGTCGGTTCGAACTGCACGCCGGCTATGCGCCGGCCGGGGACCAGCCGGCGGCCATCGCGGCGCTGGTCGAAGGGCTGGAGGATGGTCTGGCCTACCAGACGCTGCTGGGCGTCACCGGCTCGGGCAAGACCTTCACCATCGCCAACGTGGTGGCGCAGGTGCAGCGGCCGACCCTGGTGCTGGCGCACAACAAGACACTGGCGGCGCAACTCTATGGCGAGTTCCGCGAGTTCTTTCCCCGCAACGCGGTGGAGTATTTCGTCTCCTACTACGACTATTACCAGCCCGAAGCCTACGTCCCCTCCTCCGACACCTACATCGAGAAAGACTCCTCGGTCAACGACCACATCGAGCAGATGCGGCTGTCGGCCACCAAGGCACTGATGGAGCGTGAGGATGTGCTGGTGGTGGCCACCGTGTCGGCGATCTACGGCCTCGGCGACCCGGCCGCCTACCTCAAGATGGTGCTGCACCTCGACCGTGGCGACCGGATCGATCAGCGGATGCTGCTGCGCCGCCTGGCCGAGCTGCAATACAGCCGCAACGATGCCGAACTGCGCCGCGCCACCTACCGGGTGCGGGGCGATGTGATCGACATCCATCCGGCCGACTCCGAAATCGAGGCGGTGCGGGTCGAGCTGTTCGACGACACAATCGAGCGCATCACCCTGTTCGACCCGTTGACCGGCGAGCAACTGCGGCAGTTGCCACGCGCGACCATCTTTCCCAAGAGCCACTACGTCACGCCACGCGAAACCATGGTCGAGATGATGGAGCAGGTGAAGGTCGAGCTGGCCGAGCGTCTGGCGCTGCTGCGCGGCCAGAACCGCCTGGTCGAGGCGCAGCGGCTCGAACAGCGCACCCAGTTCGACCTGGAGATGATCAGCGAACTGGGCTACTGCACCGGCATCGAGAACTACTCCCGCTACCTCTCCGGCCGCCAGCCGGGAGAGCCACCGCCCACCCTGTTCGACTATCTGCCGGCCAACGCCCTGCTGGTAATCGATGAATCCCACGTCACCATTCCACAGCTTGGCGCCATGTACCGCGGCGACCGGGCGCGCAAGGAGACGCTGGTGCAGTACGGTTTTCGCCTGCCCTCGGCGCTCGACAACCGTCCGCTGCGCTTTGACGAATGGGAGCGGCTCTCGCCGCAGACCCTCTTCATCTCGGCCACCCCGTCGGTCTACGAAGCGGAACACAGCGCCAGGGTGGTGGAGCAACTGGTGCGTCCCACCGGTCTCATCGACCCCGAAATCGAGGTGCGTCCCGCCGCCAACCAGGTCGATGACCTGCTGTCGCAGATTCGGCAGCGCGTCAACCAGCGGCAGCGCGTGCTGGTCACCACCCTGACCAAGCGGATGGCCGAGGACCTCACCGACTACCTCGGCGAACATGGCGTCAAGGTGCGCTATCTGCACTCCGACATCGACACCGTCGAACGGGTCGAGATCATCCGCGATCTGCGCCTTGGCGAGTTCGATGTGCTGGTCGGCATCAACCTGCTGCGCGAGGGGCTCGACATGCCCGAAGTGGCGCTGGTCGCCATCCTCGATGCCGACAAGGAGGGCTTTCTGCGCTCCGAACGCTCACTGATCCAGACCATCGGCCGGGCGGCGCGCAACCTCGAAGGCAAGGCGATTCTCTATGCCGACACCCTCACCGGTTCGATGCAGCGTGCGATCGACGAGACCGAACGGCGCCGCGGCGTGCAGCTCGAATTCAACCGTCAGCATGGCATCACACCGCGCGGCATCCACAAAGAGGTCAGCGATATCCTCGAAGGGGCAGTGGCGCCCGGCAACCGTGGCCGGCGTGGCCGCAAGGCCCCGCCACCGGCCGCCGAGTTGCAGCCACTGCCGCCACAACAGCTGGAGAAGGCCGTGAAGAAACTGGAAGAGCAGATGTATCTGCATGCCAGAAACCTCGAATTCGAGGCCGCGGCACGGCTGCGCGACCAGATTCAGGCGCTGCGCGAGCGCAGCTATGTGGCTGCACAACGGTAG
- the grxD gene encoding Grx4 family monothiol glutaredoxin: MSDIIELIQQQIEGNPIILYMKGSPEAPQCGFSAQSSKILMACGAKFAYVDVLSNPEIRANLPRHSNWPTFPQLFIDGELVGGCDIMTELYQQGELKRMVQQAVESASGE, translated from the coding sequence ATGAGCGACATCATCGAACTGATTCAACAGCAGATCGAAGGCAACCCGATCATCCTCTACATGAAGGGCTCGCCCGAAGCGCCCCAGTGCGGCTTCTCGGCCCAGTCATCGAAGATCCTGATGGCCTGCGGCGCGAAATTCGCCTATGTCGATGTGCTCTCCAACCCGGAGATTCGCGCCAATCTGCCGCGCCACTCCAACTGGCCGACCTTCCCGCAGCTCTTCATCGATGGCGAGCTGGTGGGCGGTTGCGACATCATGACCGAGCTCTACCAGCAGGGCGAACTGAAGCGGATGGTGCAACAGGCCGTCGAATCCGCTTCCGGCGAGTGA
- a CDS encoding rubrerythrin, whose amino-acid sequence MTALKGSKTESNLKAAFAGESQANRRYLYFAAKADVEGYNDVAAVFRSTAEGETGHAHGHLEYLEKVGDPATGLPIGPTGDNLKAAIAGETHEYTDMYPGMAKAAREEGFDEIADWFETLAKAERSHANRFQKALDTLGN is encoded by the coding sequence ATGACTGCACTGAAAGGAAGTAAAACCGAAAGCAACCTGAAAGCCGCCTTTGCCGGGGAGTCCCAGGCCAATCGCCGCTATCTCTACTTTGCCGCCAAGGCCGACGTCGAGGGCTACAACGACGTGGCGGCGGTCTTTCGCTCCACCGCAGAGGGTGAAACCGGCCATGCCCATGGCCACCTCGAATATCTGGAGAAGGTCGGCGATCCGGCCACCGGGCTGCCAATCGGTCCGACCGGCGACAACCTGAAGGCGGCCATCGCCGGTGAGACCCACGAGTACACCGACATGTATCCCGGCATGGCCAAGGCCGCCCGCGAAGAGGGCTTCGACGAGATCGCCGACTGGTTCGAGACGCTGGCCAAGGCCGAGCGCTCGCACGCCAACCGCTTCCAGAAGGCACTCGACACCCTCGGCAACTGA
- a CDS encoding Fe-S oxidoreductase, with translation MSREGSLEAPTRHPLDWENPQFHDRAQLDEELERVFDICHGCRRCVSLCNSFPTLFDLVDESPTMEVDGVAKADYAKVVEQCYLCDLCFMTKCPYVPPHEWAIDFPHLMLRAKATAFQEQGTSLRNRVLASTDQVGALASLPLVAEVVNVVNRSDLGRKALAATLGVHPQARVPEYHSSKGRNRLDRLDGPDQPPQPAGSTSGKVALFVTCYGNYNAPQLVEDLARVLIHNGITVTRVRQERCCGMPKLELGDLQSVAQAKEQNIPQLLELVEDGWDLIAPVPSCVLMFKQELPLMFPHDAAVARVKAAFFDPFEYLLERHRYGLLRLDFKQSLGRVLYHAACHQRVQNIGPKTRDLLQLIPGTEVQSIERCSGHDGTYGVKAEYFEFSKKICRPIVRELDERAPDHYGSDCPMAGAHIENFSEGDKATEHPLSLLRLAYGI, from the coding sequence ATGTCCCGCGAAGGCAGCCTCGAAGCCCCCACCCGCCATCCGCTCGACTGGGAAAATCCGCAATTCCATGACCGCGCGCAGCTCGATGAGGAGCTGGAGCGGGTCTTCGACATCTGCCATGGCTGTCGCCGCTGCGTCAGCCTCTGCAACAGCTTTCCGACCCTGTTCGATCTGGTGGACGAGTCGCCGACGATGGAGGTCGATGGTGTCGCCAAGGCGGACTATGCCAAGGTGGTCGAGCAGTGCTACCTCTGCGACCTCTGCTTCATGACCAAGTGCCCCTATGTACCGCCGCATGAGTGGGCCATCGACTTTCCCCACCTGATGCTGCGCGCCAAGGCCACGGCATTCCAGGAGCAGGGCACCTCGCTGCGCAACCGGGTGCTGGCCAGCACCGACCAAGTCGGCGCCCTGGCCAGCCTTCCGCTGGTGGCCGAGGTGGTCAACGTCGTCAACCGCAGCGACCTGGGTCGCAAGGCGCTGGCGGCCACGCTGGGCGTGCATCCGCAGGCGCGGGTGCCCGAATACCATTCCAGCAAGGGCCGCAACCGTCTCGATCGGCTTGACGGCCCCGACCAACCGCCCCAACCTGCCGGCAGCACCAGCGGCAAGGTCGCGCTCTTCGTCACCTGCTACGGCAACTACAATGCACCGCAACTGGTCGAGGATCTGGCCCGGGTGCTGATTCACAACGGCATCACCGTGACCCGGGTGCGGCAGGAGCGCTGCTGCGGCATGCCGAAGCTCGAACTGGGTGACCTGCAATCGGTGGCGCAGGCCAAGGAGCAGAACATCCCGCAGCTTCTCGAACTGGTCGAGGATGGCTGGGACCTCATCGCGCCGGTCCCCTCCTGTGTACTGATGTTCAAACAGGAGTTGCCACTGATGTTCCCCCATGACGCCGCCGTTGCGCGAGTCAAGGCGGCCTTTTTCGATCCGTTCGAATACCTGCTCGAACGGCACCGTTATGGCCTGCTTCGGCTCGACTTCAAACAGTCACTCGGTCGGGTGCTCTACCATGCCGCCTGCCACCAGCGGGTGCAGAACATCGGCCCCAAAACCCGTGACCTGCTGCAACTGATTCCAGGCACCGAGGTGCAGAGCATCGAACGCTGCTCCGGCCACGATGGCACCTATGGAGTCAAGGCGGAATATTTCGAGTTCTCGAAGAAAATCTGCCGACCGATCGTCCGCGAACTGGATGAACGCGCACCCGACCACTATGGCAGCGACTGTCCGATGGCCGGCGCCCACATCGAAAATTTCAGCGAGGGTGACAAGGCGACCGAGCATCCACTCTCGCTGCTGCGGCTGGCCTACGGCATCTAG
- a CDS encoding SDR family oxidoreductase, which produces MELHLAGKVAIVTGASRGIGCAIAEQLAAEGVQLVLAARSAETLQQVATACNGRAVIFPADLRDPQAPQRLIDFAIERFGTIDLLVNNAGATRRGDFLQLSEADWEDGFALKFFSTVRCSRAAWPHLVRSTGAIVNIVGVGGRTGDAEFAIGGAVNAALLNLTKVLAERGMAEGVKVNAINPGLIATDRLQARIDQLAAAHNLDPAAAATAMARNLGIPRIGQPAEIAAAVAFLASSASAYCQGSILDIDGGLTRTL; this is translated from the coding sequence ATGGAGCTGCATCTCGCCGGCAAGGTGGCCATCGTCACCGGCGCCAGCCGTGGCATCGGGTGCGCCATTGCCGAACAGCTCGCCGCTGAAGGAGTGCAGCTGGTGTTGGCGGCCCGTTCGGCGGAAACGCTGCAACAGGTCGCCACCGCCTGCAACGGCCGGGCGGTGATTTTTCCGGCCGATCTGCGTGATCCCCAGGCACCACAGCGGTTGATCGATTTTGCGATCGAGCGGTTCGGCACCATCGACCTGCTGGTCAACAACGCCGGCGCCACCCGTCGCGGTGACTTCCTGCAGCTCAGCGAAGCAGACTGGGAGGATGGCTTCGCGCTGAAGTTCTTCAGCACGGTCCGTTGCTCCCGGGCCGCCTGGCCGCATCTGGTCCGCTCGACGGGCGCCATCGTCAACATCGTCGGCGTCGGTGGCCGCACCGGCGATGCCGAGTTCGCGATCGGCGGCGCGGTCAATGCGGCGCTGCTGAACCTCACCAAGGTGCTGGCCGAGCGCGGCATGGCCGAGGGGGTCAAGGTCAATGCGATCAACCCAGGGCTGATCGCCACCGATCGCCTGCAGGCACGAATCGACCAACTGGCTGCGGCTCACAACCTCGATCCGGCGGCAGCCGCCACGGCAATGGCCAGAAACTTGGGCATCCCGCGCATCGGCCAGCCGGCCGAAATTGCCGCCGCGGTGGCCTTTCTGGCCTCTTCAGCCTCCGCCTACTGCCAGGGTTCGATCCTCGACATCGACGGCGGTCTGACCCGCACGCTGTAG